From Mytilus galloprovincialis chromosome 9, xbMytGall1.hap1.1, whole genome shotgun sequence, the proteins below share one genomic window:
- the LOC143044437 gene encoding UPF0728 protein-like translates to MPPNAQVLVAHGPYEACGNVDYRTSRLEGLQAMLHKEGHTVELEEIDDWNKVEIWVNGEKVFDCKIQDLEYGSDGELDPLCQKAVENVNNAF, encoded by the exons ATGCCACCAAATGCACAAGTTCTTGTAGCCCATGGTCCATATGAAGCATGTGGAAATGTTGATTATAGAACATCAAGACTTGAAGGCTTACAAG CTATGTTACATAAAGAAGGACACACTGTAGAACTTGAGGAGATTGATGACTGGAACAAAGTAGAAATATGGGTCAATGGAGAAAAAGTTTTTGATTGTAAAATTCAAGATTTAGAATATG GAAGTGATGGAGAGCTTGATCCTCTTTGCCAGAAAGCTGTTGAAAATGTAAACAATGCATTCTGA
- the LOC143044438 gene encoding NFU1 iron-sulfur cluster scaffold homolog, mitochondrial-like, whose amino-acid sequence MATKINIVALRNVFFRKQHVLSRVSSVHTCTRCNQINRAIPNTHNRVLLQPPCINRKSLVRHMFIQTQETPNPNSLKFIPGVQVLEAGTKDFPNASSTYCSTLAKQLFRIDGVKGVFFGTDFITVTKTDEDVDWQVVKPDVYGTIMDFFASGLPVLTDEQPSIDTAVDPEDDEVVLMIKELLDTRIRPTVQEDGGDIVYMGFEEGIVKLKMQGSCTSCPSSVVTLKHGVQNMLQFYIPEVMGVEQIEDEADNMSEQEFEKFEKSIGESKDT is encoded by the exons ATGGCCACCAAAATAAACATTGTGGCATTGAGAAATGTTTTCTTTCGCAAACAGCACGTCTTATCAAG GGTTTCTAGCGTACACACATGTACAAGATGTAACCAAATAAACAGAGCCATCCCAAATACACATAACAGAGTGCTGTTACAGCCACCATGTATAAACAGAAAATCGTTAG TGAGACATATGTTTATTCAGACACAAGAGACTCCCAATCCAAACagtttaaagtttatacctgGAGTACAAGTGTTGGAGGCAGGAACCAAAGATTTTCCCAATGCTTCATCCACTTACTGTTCCACCTTAGCCAA ACAGCTGTTTCGAATTGATGGTGTAAAAGGTGTGTTTTTTGGAACAGATTTTATAACTGTAACTAAA ACAGATGAAGATGTTGATTGGCAGGTGGTAAAGCCAGATGTCTATGGAACCATTATGGACTTTTTTGCCAGTGGCTTACCTGTGTTGACTGATGAACAGCCATCTATTGATACTG CTGTAGACCCAGAGGATGATGAGGTGGTCCTTATGATTAAGGAGTTACTTGACACAAGAATAAGACCTACTGTACAGGAGGATGGTGGAGATATTGTTTATATG GGTTTTGAAGAAGGTATTGTAAAACTAAAGATGCAGGGTTCCTGTACAAGTTGTCCAAGTTCAGTTGTTACATTAAAACACGGTGTACAAAATATGTTACAGTTTTATATACCTGAAGTTATGGGAGTTGAACAGATTGAAGATGAGGCTGACAATATGAGTGAACaagaatttgaaaaatttgagAAAAGTATTGGAGAATCAAAAGATACCTAA